One Siniperca chuatsi isolate FFG_IHB_CAS linkage group LG3, ASM2008510v1, whole genome shotgun sequence genomic region harbors:
- the LOC122873090 gene encoding myelin and lymphocyte protein-like, translated as MASNTATMGNLPSGIGICTTIPDILYLPELIFGGLVWILVACTLVVPANPQGWVMFVSIFCFIMTFIWMVVFACGGHHNKGSWAAADFAYHGIAAFFYLSASVSLARVTLEMKNGSNFRNYQLDISAVVFSYVATLLYFIHTILSAIRWKSF; from the exons atggcCTCCAACACTGCCACCATGGGGAACCTCCCCAGCGGGATCGGAATATGTACGACCATCCCGGACATCCTCTACCTGCCAGAACTG ATCTTCGGTGGTCTGGTATGGATCCTGGTGGCGTGCACGCTGGTGGTGCCGGCGAACCCTCAGGGCTGGGTCATGTTCGTCTCCATCTTCTGCTTCATCATGACTTTTATCTGGATGGTGGTGTTCGCCTGCGGGGGGCATCACAACAAGGGCAGCTGGGCTGCAGCA GACTTTGCGTATCATGGCATCGCTGCCTTCTTCTACCTCAGTGCTTCAGTGTCTTTGGCCAGAGTGACCCTGGAGATGAAAAACGGGAGCAACTTCCGAAACTACCAGCTGGACATCTCTGCAGTG GTCTTCTCGTACGTGGCGACTCTCCTCTACTTCATCCACACCATCCTGTCTGCCATCCGATGGAAATCTTTCTAG